Proteins from a single region of Desulfobacter postgatei 2ac9:
- a CDS encoding CIS tube protein — MPLAKMTIINLDANEQVTNDNVKVLFNPTEYTIEQSNSWDTQNVQGQEPRTQFTKADLKKLSMELFFDSYEERDGSGSPVDVRVYTDRVARLMVVSVDEGNDGKRPPIVQVTWANAPTGVTNPDFPFKGVLLSLRLQYILFSEQGYPVRAKANLSFQEYLTPEEIEERFPRRSSFPARTYTVREGDTLSSIAQTVWKKPGEWRRIARANTVLDPRALPAGTVLTIPAIK, encoded by the coding sequence ATGCCACTCGCCAAAATGACGATTATCAACTTGGACGCCAATGAGCAGGTGACCAATGACAATGTAAAAGTGCTCTTCAATCCCACCGAGTACACCATCGAACAGAGCAATAGCTGGGATACCCAGAATGTGCAGGGACAGGAGCCGAGAACGCAGTTTACAAAAGCAGATCTGAAGAAGTTGAGCATGGAGCTCTTTTTTGACTCGTACGAAGAGCGGGATGGCTCGGGAAGTCCGGTGGATGTCAGGGTGTATACAGACCGGGTCGCGAGGCTGATGGTGGTGAGCGTCGACGAGGGCAATGACGGAAAACGGCCGCCGATTGTCCAGGTGACATGGGCCAACGCCCCCACGGGCGTCACCAATCCGGACTTCCCTTTCAAGGGGGTGCTGCTCAGTCTGCGACTGCAATACATTCTCTTTTCCGAGCAGGGTTATCCGGTGCGGGCCAAAGCCAATTTGAGCTTCCAAGAGTATCTGACACCGGAAGAGATTGAAGAGCGGTTCCCAAGGCGAAGCTCCTTTCCGGCGCGGACCTATACCGTCCGTGAAGGAGATACGCTCAGCAGCATTGCGCAGACGGTCTGGAAGAAACCGGGGGAATGGAGACGTATCGCCAGGGCGAACACTGTTCTTGATCCCAGAGCTCTTCCGGCGGGAACCGTTTTGACTATACCGGCGATTAAATAG
- a CDS encoding phage tail protein, with translation MRRESGPFDPFGSFNFIVEIEGITSAGFSECTGLDTETDIVEYREGADDITVRKLPGLKKFSNVTLKRGVSTNTELFDWRKSVMDGAIERKNVSIVLYDERGVSGGGERVRWNLQNAWPSKWVGPELKGSANEVAVETLEFCHEGITDLVTS, from the coding sequence ATGAGACGAGAAAGTGGGCCGTTTGATCCCTTCGGATCTTTTAATTTTATCGTGGAAATAGAAGGTATCACGTCTGCCGGTTTTTCAGAGTGCACCGGTCTGGATACCGAGACGGATATTGTTGAATACCGCGAGGGAGCCGACGACATTACCGTTCGCAAGCTCCCCGGGCTGAAAAAGTTTTCCAACGTTACTCTGAAGCGAGGGGTCAGCACCAATACAGAGCTCTTCGACTGGCGAAAGAGCGTGATGGACGGTGCCATCGAGCGAAAGAATGTCTCCATCGTCCTATACGATGAGCGGGGCGTATCAGGCGGCGGCGAGCGTGTGCGGTGGAACCTGCAGAACGCATGGCCCTCCAAGTGGGTCGGCCCGGAGCTCAAAGGCAGCGCCAATGAAGTGGCAGTGGAGACACTGGAGTTCTGTCACGAGGGAATTACGGACTTGGTGACGAGTTGA
- a CDS encoding phage tail protein encodes MTERSTDPYVGFRFRISLGHIEIGGAAECTGLESEVKVFEYPEGGVNTHLLKFPERCSLKNITIKRGLTQSYDLYDWYLDVASGSFDHDNQRPAGSGTSGLGNENDQSVDKKISISLIDSSGETLKEWVLRRAFPVKWVGPEFKATDNVVAFESIELAHEGLERLD; translated from the coding sequence ATGACAGAGCGTTCAACTGATCCGTATGTCGGGTTCCGTTTTAGAATCAGTCTCGGTCATATTGAGATTGGCGGCGCCGCTGAATGTACCGGGCTCGAGTCCGAGGTAAAGGTATTCGAATATCCCGAGGGAGGGGTCAATACCCATCTGTTGAAATTTCCGGAGCGTTGCTCATTGAAGAATATCACCATCAAACGGGGGCTGACTCAATCCTACGATTTGTACGATTGGTATTTGGACGTGGCGTCGGGCAGCTTCGACCACGACAACCAGCGCCCGGCCGGTTCGGGAACATCCGGGCTCGGCAACGAAAACGATCAGAGCGTTGACAAGAAGATCTCCATCTCGCTGATTGATTCATCCGGCGAGACCCTGAAAGAGTGGGTGCTTCGACGCGCCTTTCCAGTGAAATGGGTGGGACCCGAGTTCAAGGCCACTGACAACGTGGTGGCCTTCGAGAGTATTGAGCTTGCCCATGAAGGGCTCGAGAGGCTGGATTGA
- a CDS encoding GPW/gp25 family protein, whose protein sequence is MVERAYTGEGFGFPVALDETGRVVRVSDTAAIDRSIELILLTAKGERIMRPDFGSDLSTFVFKPLSEQNRRRMGTSVKTALQKWEPRIRLLAVEVRVSPKGPNIAEISIDYKVRQTHTKHNLVFPFYLGGTGQ, encoded by the coding sequence ATGGTAGAACGGGCATACACTGGTGAAGGATTCGGGTTTCCGGTCGCTCTGGACGAGACCGGTCGTGTGGTGAGGGTCTCGGACACTGCGGCAATTGATCGGTCAATTGAACTCATCCTCCTGACGGCAAAAGGGGAGCGCATCATGCGGCCCGATTTCGGCTCAGACCTGTCGACCTTCGTGTTCAAGCCCCTCTCAGAACAGAATCGCCGGCGGATGGGCACTTCGGTAAAAACCGCGTTGCAAAAGTGGGAGCCCCGTATACGGCTTCTTGCTGTGGAGGTCCGGGTTTCCCCCAAAGGTCCCAACATAGCGGAAATCTCCATCGACTATAAGGTTAGACAGACCCACACCAAGCATAATTTGGTCTTTCCTTTCTATTTAGGAGGAACAGGCCAATGA
- a CDS encoding ATP-binding protein yields MAHIDKQLFLSESAVREDGNSRYLRDQLCRIDCFIQRELARMRSIDNDGQTVNGVVLNDADADVLADRTLQRARPSAVSDEKLARIESRMTAGLAPLHQTGALPPLELLVLEFGLSLFERDVLMLLLAPEIEGKYRRLFAYLQDDLTRTTVSFDLIFRLLCRDFEETLTARHSFGKKSPLVRYGLVELERFGDEAYLPFLERSVGVDDAVVDLVLNQYELDNRIRPVADWVDIDQIDAPLTLFSVNTAKNLENVGHAYESHIKGAGNGEQRRGLTCCLIGPSPSVTEAAAAVCRTICVPLLTIDMAVTSGLKQRIDDTLMRAVRDARIFGAALLIRNLDVLFEGRPTWEASYHLSLVNRRLSDFKGMSFWGVKEPLPALQGLPDSLLEVRITAPGFETLKAIWKRELDAASIVSDTISVDELAGRYRFIPSQISTVVGQAKSICIVENGKDEHVDRWMIIESANRLGRRKMGDLACQVNPVFEWSDIILPDDRFAQLLELVDQVHFRQKIIGEWGFHKIFSRGEGLSALFSGPSGTGKTMAAEIVANRLEMDLYKVNLPGIVSKYIGETEKNLERLFQEADQSHGILFFDEADALFGKRTEIKDSHDRYANIEIDYLLQRIEAFDGLVILSTNVRGHLDEAFTRRLRFCIEFPLPGEAQRKRIWQKVFPAQTPVAEDVDFDFLAKQFKFSGGNIKNVALASAFLAARNEGQVTMTYIILAIRREYQKMGKLCTKSDFGRYFSLVPQEGVS; encoded by the coding sequence ATGGCACATATTGACAAACAACTGTTCTTGAGTGAATCGGCGGTGAGAGAAGATGGAAATAGCCGTTACCTCAGGGATCAGCTTTGCCGTATCGATTGTTTCATCCAACGGGAGCTTGCACGCATGCGCAGCATCGACAACGACGGGCAAACCGTAAACGGGGTGGTTTTGAACGATGCCGACGCCGACGTCCTGGCCGACAGAACTTTGCAGCGGGCTCGCCCGAGTGCCGTGTCCGACGAAAAATTGGCTCGAATCGAATCCAGAATGACGGCCGGCCTTGCGCCCCTTCATCAGACAGGCGCCCTGCCGCCGCTTGAGTTGCTGGTTCTCGAATTCGGTCTCTCTTTATTCGAACGAGACGTGTTGATGCTTCTCCTCGCCCCGGAGATCGAGGGCAAATACCGCAGACTGTTTGCATATCTGCAGGATGATTTGACCCGGACAACTGTCTCCTTTGACCTTATTTTCAGGCTGCTTTGTCGTGACTTCGAAGAGACCTTAACCGCTCGTCACTCCTTTGGTAAAAAAAGCCCTCTGGTACGATACGGCCTAGTAGAATTGGAACGGTTTGGCGATGAGGCGTATCTTCCGTTCCTGGAGCGCAGTGTGGGGGTGGATGACGCGGTGGTCGATTTGGTGCTCAATCAATACGAGTTGGACAACCGCATCCGCCCGGTCGCCGATTGGGTTGATATTGATCAAATCGACGCCCCCCTGACACTGTTTTCCGTAAATACCGCAAAAAATCTGGAGAACGTTGGCCATGCTTATGAATCGCATATCAAGGGCGCCGGAAACGGTGAACAGAGACGAGGGCTCACCTGTTGCCTGATAGGCCCCTCCCCGTCGGTCACTGAAGCGGCGGCCGCTGTTTGCCGGACCATATGCGTCCCGCTCTTGACTATAGACATGGCCGTAACATCGGGGCTCAAACAGCGGATCGACGATACCCTGATGCGAGCGGTTCGCGATGCCCGAATTTTTGGCGCTGCCCTCCTCATCCGCAATCTCGATGTTCTCTTCGAGGGTCGTCCGACATGGGAGGCGTCTTATCATCTTTCACTCGTCAACCGGCGTCTCTCAGATTTCAAAGGGATGAGTTTTTGGGGGGTCAAGGAGCCCTTACCAGCGCTTCAAGGCCTTCCGGACAGCTTACTGGAAGTTCGTATCACCGCCCCGGGATTTGAAACACTCAAAGCTATATGGAAGCGTGAGCTCGATGCCGCGTCGATCGTTTCCGATACCATATCCGTTGATGAGCTGGCCGGGCGCTATCGATTCATCCCATCTCAAATCTCCACGGTGGTGGGGCAGGCGAAGTCCATCTGCATTGTGGAAAATGGCAAAGACGAGCACGTCGATCGGTGGATGATCATCGAAAGCGCCAACCGGCTTGGTCGACGAAAGATGGGTGATCTGGCGTGCCAGGTAAATCCGGTGTTCGAGTGGTCGGATATCATCTTACCCGATGACAGATTTGCTCAGCTCTTAGAGCTTGTTGACCAGGTTCACTTTCGTCAGAAGATAATCGGCGAGTGGGGCTTTCATAAGATATTCTCTCGGGGAGAGGGTCTCAGCGCGCTGTTCTCCGGCCCGTCGGGAACTGGGAAGACGATGGCTGCGGAGATCGTGGCGAATCGTCTCGAGATGGATCTGTACAAGGTAAACCTGCCAGGGATTGTCAGCAAATACATCGGGGAGACAGAGAAGAATTTGGAGCGACTGTTCCAAGAGGCGGACCAATCCCACGGTATCCTCTTTTTTGATGAAGCCGATGCTCTGTTCGGCAAACGGACTGAAATCAAGGATTCTCACGATCGATACGCCAATATCGAAATCGACTACCTGCTGCAGCGTATTGAGGCGTTTGATGGGCTGGTTATCCTCTCTACCAATGTCCGGGGGCATCTGGACGAAGCGTTTACCAGACGTCTTCGATTCTGTATCGAGTTTCCCTTGCCCGGGGAGGCGCAACGCAAACGTATTTGGCAGAAGGTATTTCCCGCTCAAACGCCAGTGGCCGAGGACGTCGATTTCGATTTCCTCGCAAAGCAGTTCAAGTTTTCAGGCGGGAATATCAAAAACGTGGCATTGGCGAGCGCGTTTTTGGCAGCGCGAAACGAAGGCCAGGTGACAATGACCTACATAATATTGGCCATCAGGCGAGAGTATCAGAAGATGGGAAAACTTTGTACCAAATCGGATTTTGGTCGGTACTTTTCACTTGTACCGCAAGAGGGGGTCTCATGA
- a CDS encoding PAAR domain-containing protein, which translates to MGQPAAKQSDKILGVDIHIILIPTPGGPVPTPIPHPFSGDIDGALSSDVNIEGKPAATVDSTATNTPSHIPQGGSFQSPPSNRATIKMGSGTVFINGKAAARMGDMAETCNDPTDAPVGTVMASGTVMIG; encoded by the coding sequence ATGGGACAACCCGCGGCAAAACAGAGTGACAAGATTCTTGGGGTGGACATCCACATCATACTGATTCCCACCCCCGGCGGACCGGTGCCCACGCCGATTCCCCACCCGTTCTCCGGGGATATAGACGGAGCTCTCAGCAGTGACGTGAATATCGAGGGCAAACCCGCGGCCACAGTGGACAGCACCGCCACCAACACGCCCTCCCATATCCCTCAGGGGGGATCGTTTCAGTCGCCCCCGAGTAACCGGGCCACCATCAAGATGGGCAGCGGGACCGTTTTCATCAACGGAAAGGCCGCGGCTCGAATGGGAGACATGGCCGAAACCTGCAATGACCCGACGGATGCGCCTGTGGGAACGGTGATGGCGTCCGGCACGGTGATGATAGGATAG
- a CDS encoding phage baseplate assembly protein V, producing the protein MTLYDLISPPDRYPRQVPVMGVVPAIVTNNEDPDGLGRVRLKFPWLNDDAESHWARIATPMAGADRGFFMLPEMGDEVLVGFEHADPRRPVVLGALWNGEDGPPGENSDGKNNLRFIKSRSGHTILLDDTDGGEQIVITDKNQKNFIRINVAKGNLEITADADITISAPNGTLKLACKDLEVTASSSAKLTSGGDGDLEASGTLNIQGSTVNIN; encoded by the coding sequence ATGACGCTTTACGATTTGATCTCCCCGCCGGACCGTTATCCTCGCCAGGTGCCTGTGATGGGCGTGGTACCGGCTATCGTCACCAACAACGAGGATCCGGACGGGCTCGGACGTGTCCGTCTGAAATTTCCCTGGCTCAACGACGACGCCGAGAGTCACTGGGCACGGATTGCCACACCCATGGCCGGCGCTGACCGGGGCTTCTTCATGTTGCCCGAAATGGGAGATGAGGTACTCGTGGGGTTTGAGCATGCCGACCCTCGGCGTCCTGTTGTCCTCGGTGCGTTGTGGAACGGCGAGGATGGGCCGCCCGGGGAAAACAGCGACGGCAAAAACAACCTGCGCTTCATCAAATCCAGGTCCGGCCATACGATTCTACTCGATGACACCGACGGCGGGGAGCAGATTGTCATCACCGACAAAAACCAAAAGAACTTCATCCGCATAAACGTGGCCAAAGGCAATCTTGAGATCACAGCAGACGCAGATATCACTATCAGCGCGCCCAACGGCACCTTGAAGCTGGCGTGCAAAGATCTGGAAGTGACGGCGTCCTCGTCAGCCAAGTTGACATCGGGTGGGGACGGGGATCTGGAAGCGAGCGGCACCCTGAACATACAAGGGTCCACCGTGAACATCAACTGA
- a CDS encoding DUF6760 family protein, whose product MTCYPRDQARREVAFIAYHFHWPRQELMSLSHLERRLWVTDISRINQEINEVGREASRAN is encoded by the coding sequence ATAACATGCTACCCCCGAGATCAGGCGCGTCGGGAGGTAGCGTTTATCGCGTACCATTTCCATTGGCCACGCCAGGAGCTGATGAGCTTATCTCATTTGGAAAGGCGCCTATGGGTGACGGATATCTCGCGGATCAACCAGGAGATCAACGAAGTCGGACGAGAAGCATCTCGGGCAAATTAA
- a CDS encoding DUF4255 domain-containing protein, whose translation MASNSAIRDVTSTLLSLLGSEMSTPNLEVTATSPKSISLDTDHLINIFLYQVTENPFAKNQPPLVRGATGTTRGPLSLNLYYLITPYVTDTVSTLDEHLILGDALRVLYDHAVVGGTMLQGDLAGTGTQITLGLCRMNLEEQTRIWNALQIPYRLSVSYEAKVVFIDSETDWDVRRVTTMETRYGTY comes from the coding sequence ATGGCATCGAACAGCGCCATACGAGACGTTACGAGCACGCTTCTGTCTCTTTTGGGGTCGGAGATGAGCACACCGAATCTGGAAGTAACGGCCACATCCCCCAAGAGCATCTCCCTGGACACGGACCACCTGATCAATATTTTTCTTTATCAGGTCACCGAGAATCCCTTTGCCAAAAACCAGCCCCCGCTCGTCCGCGGAGCGACCGGGACGACACGCGGGCCCCTTTCCTTGAATTTGTACTATTTGATCACGCCGTATGTCACTGATACGGTAAGCACCCTTGACGAGCACCTCATACTGGGAGATGCCCTGAGAGTACTCTATGATCACGCTGTTGTGGGTGGAACCATGCTGCAAGGAGATCTGGCCGGTACGGGCACCCAAATCACGCTGGGGCTCTGCCGCATGAATCTGGAGGAGCAGACACGGATCTGGAACGCATTGCAGATCCCCTACCGGCTATCGGTTAGCTACGAGGCAAAAGTGGTGTTCATCGATTCCGAAACGGATTGGGATGTCAGGCGGGTAACGACCATGGAGACGCGGTATGGCACATATTGA
- a CDS encoding phage tail sheath family protein, producing MAALGTPGVYIERVALPPEPVARLSSVTGFVGLASRGPLNLPQRIRKWDEFEIIFGSENDRYYLPGAVKSFFANGGQLCYVVRVAHSVNSDGAPRAARYRVRNTSGQPLFDIDASGVGSFGNDLEFLLTASSRLMTLTQTAPIQSGVDLLTVDSSADLYDGMSVQLHPLNQGVSALSTIDQVISETRIRLTEAVTNDWPSGCNVVGRGLSLTVKLGSIEERFSALSLNPEHPSYLLAVINGDPSESSWIANGEKGHSTLIRIVNPTSSRRPIPGVDLTLSLLPSIVAVQTGLDPVIPMASAYYTGYDDSGYFPYPNPALDGYQGVAALEQIEQISLVAVPDLCQMIQKASSGTLFDFPAYVSAQHRILDHCEKMGDRMAILDPPPLDGDPVAVIDAIMDLYVPSLAIDSTGMNGALYFPWIRRKEVTAHWPPSGTVAGVFATTDTLEGVQRAPANIAMTDVIALKLALDSSATEQLTALGVNCLKSMPSLGPAVWGARTLSNNSVYRYISARRTVLSVKRALRRTLAWAVFEPNTPELKKTIVGSVTAYLNGLFRSGVLAGTKPEEAFVVQAENMDDNLIIDIGLALLIPTEFVVIRLRHTNETIEVYS from the coding sequence ATGGCGGCTTTAGGTACGCCGGGGGTATATATCGAACGGGTTGCCCTTCCACCGGAACCAGTGGCTCGGCTCTCGAGTGTCACCGGTTTTGTCGGATTGGCAAGCCGGGGACCCTTGAACCTTCCCCAGCGCATCCGTAAATGGGATGAGTTCGAGATCATTTTCGGCTCTGAAAATGACCGGTACTATCTCCCCGGCGCGGTAAAGAGCTTTTTCGCCAACGGGGGACAGTTGTGCTACGTGGTTCGTGTAGCGCATTCGGTCAACAGTGACGGCGCGCCCCGGGCGGCCCGGTATCGCGTACGCAATACCTCGGGACAGCCCCTTTTTGATATTGATGCCTCAGGGGTGGGCTCGTTTGGAAACGATCTGGAGTTCTTGCTTACCGCCTCAAGCCGCTTAATGACCTTGACCCAAACCGCACCTATTCAATCGGGGGTCGATCTGCTCACAGTGGATAGCTCGGCGGACCTCTATGACGGCATGTCGGTGCAGCTTCATCCTTTGAATCAAGGGGTGAGCGCCCTATCGACGATTGACCAAGTCATATCGGAAACTCGTATACGGCTAACCGAGGCCGTGACGAACGACTGGCCGTCCGGCTGCAACGTGGTGGGGCGGGGCCTCTCCCTTACCGTGAAACTGGGCAGCATCGAGGAGCGCTTCAGCGCGCTCTCTCTCAACCCGGAGCATCCGAGCTATCTGCTCGCTGTTATTAATGGCGATCCATCTGAATCGAGCTGGATTGCCAATGGGGAAAAGGGGCACTCAACTCTGATTCGAATTGTCAATCCGACCTCCTCGAGGCGCCCAATTCCGGGGGTGGATCTGACACTGTCTTTACTGCCATCCATCGTAGCGGTCCAAACTGGTCTGGATCCTGTCATTCCCATGGCCTCTGCCTACTATACCGGCTATGACGATTCAGGTTATTTCCCGTATCCAAATCCGGCGTTGGACGGATATCAGGGGGTCGCGGCACTCGAACAGATAGAACAGATCAGCCTGGTGGCGGTACCGGATTTATGCCAGATGATCCAGAAGGCATCATCGGGCACATTGTTCGATTTTCCGGCCTATGTCTCGGCGCAACACCGAATTCTGGATCATTGTGAGAAAATGGGCGACCGGATGGCCATCCTCGATCCACCACCCCTTGACGGAGATCCGGTAGCAGTAATCGACGCAATCATGGATCTCTATGTGCCGTCTTTGGCAATTGATTCAACGGGAATGAACGGTGCCCTTTATTTTCCCTGGATTCGGCGTAAAGAGGTCACGGCGCATTGGCCGCCGAGCGGCACTGTAGCCGGCGTCTTCGCCACTACAGACACCCTGGAGGGGGTCCAACGCGCACCGGCAAATATCGCGATGACCGACGTCATTGCGCTCAAGCTTGCCTTGGACTCGTCGGCGACCGAGCAGCTCACCGCGTTGGGCGTGAATTGTCTCAAATCGATGCCAAGCTTAGGGCCCGCGGTTTGGGGGGCTCGCACCTTGTCGAACAATTCTGTCTATAGATATATCAGTGCGCGGCGGACGGTGCTCTCAGTCAAACGGGCGCTTCGCCGCACCCTCGCGTGGGCGGTTTTCGAACCCAACACGCCGGAGCTGAAGAAAACCATCGTAGGGAGCGTAACAGCCTATCTGAACGGCCTCTTTCGCTCCGGGGTTCTGGCCGGAACAAAGCCCGAGGAGGCGTTTGTCGTGCAAGCGGAAAACATGGACGACAATCTGATCATCGACATCGGGTTGGCGCTGCTCATCCCGACAGAGTTTGTTGTCATCAGGCTTCGACACACAAATGAGACCATAGAGGTTTACTCATGA
- a CDS encoding eCIS core domain-containing protein, whose amino-acid sequence MKRKKKRLKPLQNSMSLQDERERTPEARPTTRASAPRRSSKPEDLPSVARIRLTSLLGNDLAKVRIHRDEAAAEEAAEIGAAAFTRDRDIYFGKERFAPDKPEGMGLLAHEVAHTIQSDNAVSSGLSSTEASLENEAETVSRSVREGTSARVALQSRGEVLLEEEEAEAVPTITKHPGEITPALGRGSLQVGAATVSFRYDAGKQGEQVTLVLDIPKGVEAALTPMTHEGDMEIDDPGGGGARKIRITATSGTGSVPRVRAQLSEGSTTLIAVFQFTA is encoded by the coding sequence ATGAAACGAAAGAAAAAACGGCTCAAGCCACTGCAAAACAGTATGAGTCTTCAGGACGAACGCGAACGAACGCCGGAAGCCCGCCCAACGACGCGAGCCTCGGCGCCGAGGCGTTCATCAAAGCCGGAGGATCTTCCTTCCGTTGCCAGGATCCGGTTGACGTCACTGCTCGGCAACGATCTGGCCAAGGTGCGGATCCACCGGGATGAAGCTGCTGCAGAAGAAGCAGCGGAAATTGGGGCGGCCGCGTTCACCCGTGATCGGGATATCTATTTCGGAAAAGAGAGGTTCGCTCCGGACAAACCAGAGGGCATGGGGCTGTTGGCCCATGAAGTCGCCCATACGATTCAATCGGACAACGCGGTCTCTTCCGGCCTATCGTCAACTGAGGCAAGCTTGGAGAACGAGGCCGAAACGGTGAGTCGGTCCGTTCGGGAAGGTACGAGCGCCCGGGTCGCGCTGCAGAGCAGAGGTGAAGTTCTACTCGAAGAGGAGGAGGCTGAGGCGGTCCCCACGATCACAAAACACCCCGGTGAGATTACGCCGGCCCTGGGGCGGGGTTCCCTCCAGGTGGGGGCGGCCACCGTCTCGTTTCGCTATGACGCTGGTAAGCAAGGAGAGCAGGTCACCCTTGTATTGGATATTCCCAAGGGGGTCGAGGCGGCGTTGACCCCGATGACCCATGAAGGCGACATGGAAATTGATGATCCCGGCGGCGGAGGGGCCCGAAAAATCCGCATAACAGCGACCTCGGGCACCGGATCCGTACCGCGAGTGAGAGCTCAGCTCTCCGAGGGATCGACGACATTGATTGCTGTTTTTCAGTTTACGGCGTGA
- a CDS encoding phage late control D family protein — MSIEDEQLELIPDWSIELDGRALEPEVVPDVLSVEVEQHVNGPDTFEVAVNIWDTDVQDYKWIDDGTFAEGREIRITMGYGEEHTDLIVGEIVAAQADFGDTDSPVLRVQGYDKLHRLRRGRKTRTFADVKDSEAAELIAQDLQLSAQIEESEVVHAYLVQHNQSDIDFLAERARRIHFELDVVDGMLIFRPSAHADGKTVTLTYRRDLRKFEARLSTLAQVDKVSVRGWNP; from the coding sequence ATGTCGATAGAAGATGAACAATTGGAACTTATTCCTGACTGGTCCATCGAGCTGGATGGACGTGCTCTGGAACCGGAAGTTGTGCCGGACGTGCTGTCGGTGGAAGTGGAGCAGCACGTGAACGGTCCGGATACGTTCGAGGTGGCTGTCAATATCTGGGACACGGACGTACAGGATTACAAATGGATTGATGACGGCACCTTTGCCGAAGGCCGGGAGATTCGTATCACCATGGGCTATGGTGAGGAGCATACCGACCTCATCGTGGGCGAGATTGTGGCGGCGCAGGCCGATTTCGGGGACACAGACAGTCCGGTGCTTCGTGTACAGGGATACGACAAGCTCCACCGTCTCCGCCGGGGAAGAAAAACACGCACCTTCGCGGATGTCAAAGATTCCGAAGCTGCCGAGTTGATCGCGCAGGATCTGCAGCTCTCGGCTCAGATCGAAGAGAGTGAGGTGGTTCACGCCTATCTCGTGCAGCACAATCAGAGTGATATCGACTTTCTGGCGGAGCGGGCGCGGCGTATCCACTTCGAGTTGGATGTCGTGGATGGTATGTTGATTTTCAGACCGTCGGCCCACGCCGACGGCAAAACAGTTACCCTGACGTACCGGCGGGATCTGAGGAAATTCGAAGCGCGCCTTTCAACGCTGGCTCAGGTGGACAAGGTATCGGTTCGCGGATGGAATCCCTAG